The genomic interval ATTCTTCCCTCCTCCTACTGTACCGGGCTTCGGTAACTCGAGCGGATTCGAACTACGCGTGCTGGACAAAACGGGTAGCGGTGATCTGCAGCAGACCGCCGAAGTGACCAACCGGTTCATTAAGGCCCTGAAGGAACGCCGGGAAATAGGAAGCGCCTTTACCAGTTTCGATCCGGAGTTCCCTCAGTATATGATCCACGTAGATCAGGCTATGGCGGCCCAAAAAGGCGTCAGTATCGATAATGCGATGTCTACCCTTCAGACCCTGCTGGGCAGCTTCTATGCGTCTAATTTCATCCGTTTCGGGCAAATGTATAAGGTGATGGTCCAGGCCTCTCCCCGTTACCGTACCAAACCGGAAGATGTCATGCACCTGTATGTGAAGAATGATATGGGCGAAATGGTGCCTTTCTCCAATTTCATCAGGATGGAACGTGTATACGGGCCCGAACAGCTGACCCGTTATAACATGTACACAGCGGCCATGATCAATGGAGATGCGGCCCCCGGCTTCAGCAGCGGTGATGCTATCAAGGCGATCAATGAAGTGGCGAAACAGGCTTTACCACGTGGATATAGTTTTGAGTGGAGCGGTATGACGCGGGAACAGATACTCTCCGGCGATCAGGCCATTTATATTTTCGCACTCTGTCTCCTATTCGTATACCTGCTGCTGGCAGCACAGTATGAAAGCTTCCTGCTGCCACTGCCGGTGATCCTCTCCCTGCCCGCAGGGATATTCGGTGCATTCCTGACCCTCAAACTGGCGGGGCTGGAAAACAATATTTATGCACAGGTGGCGCTGGTGATGCTGATAGGATTGCTGGGCAAGAACGCCATCCTGATCGTAGAGTTTGCAATACAGCGTAATAAACAAGGACTGTCTATCCTGGAAGCCGCCAAGGAAGGCGCGGTGTCGCGTCTGCGACCTATCTTAATGACCTCTTTCGCGTTCATAGCCGGTCTGATACCTCTCTGCGTAGCCAGTGGCGCCGGCGCTATGGGTAACCGTTCCATCGGAACAGCTGCTGCCGGCGGTATGCTGATAGGTACTGTGTTCGGGGTACTGATCATCCCGGGACTATATGTGCTGTTTGCAAGCATCGGTAAGAAGAAGCTAAAGCCCAGGGCAAGCAAGCCGGCGGCAGGCGTACTAACGGTATTGATAGTGGGTGTACTGCTGACGGGGCTCCCCGCCTGTTACACGCCGTCGAAACTAGTCCTTCCCGAAGCGCCCAAGGCGCCCGCTACATTCGGTGACAGTTTACAGACAGCCGGAGCGGCTACTGCCGATAGTATTGCCAGGAACGCAGCAGACAGCAGCGGCATCGGGACATTGTCTTATAAACAATTCTTTACAGATACCCTGTTACTTCAATTGCTGGACAGCGCCCTGGCGCATAATACTGATATGCTGCTGGCCACCCAGCGGATGGAGACCGCCCGTGCGCAGTTAATGGCCGCCAGCCGGGCATGGCTGCCGGAAGTGAATATTGCCCTCAGCGCCGGTGTAGACCGCTGGGGAGATTACACCCTGAACGGCGTGGGTAATTTTGATACGAATAAATCGCCCAACATCAACGACAAACAACGCATACCCGGACCTACACCTGATTACTTTGCGGGACTGCGCAGTTCCTGGGAAATTGATCTCTGGGGAAAGATACGCAGCCGCAAAAGGGCTGCTCTCATGCGTTTCCTGTCAAGCGCCCAGGGACGCAGGCTGGTTACCACGCAGCTGGTATCGCAGGTGGCAGGCATGTACTATCAGCTGATGGTACTGGATTATGAACAGGAGGTGATACGACGCAATATCAGCCTGCAGGAAAGTGCCCTGGCTACTGTACAGATACAACAGGAAGCCGGCAGGGCCACACTGCTGGCCGTTCAGCAATTCTCCGCACAATTGCTGAATACACGGAGCATGGCATTGGGACTGAAGCAACAGTCGCTGGAACTGGAGAACCAGCTGAATGCATTGCTCGGGCGTTTTCCCCAACCCATCAGGCGTGACACATCCCTGCTTGAAGCCGCATTGCCTCCCTTTGCGCAAACTGGCGTGCCGGCGGCCATGCTTGCCCGCAGGCCGGATGTTCAACAGGCCTCGCTGGAGCTGGAAGCCGCAAAAGCAGACGTGAAAGCGGCCCGTGCGGCCTTCCTCCCTTCATTGAACATTACGCCATATGTGGGATTCAACGCCTTTAAAGCAGGCCTGCTGTTCAATACACCAGCTTCCCTTGCCTACGGCGTACTGGGAGGCATATCTGCACCCCTGCTCAATAAAAAGCAACTGCAGTCGCAATACAATGTTACAACCGCCGCCGGGATGTCGGCGTTCTATCAATACCGGCAGACTGTCATCAACGGATACCAGGAAGTGATCACTGCCCTCGGACAATTGAAGAACGGACAGGAGGCTTACGCATTAAAATCGGCCGAGGTACAGATGCTGAAAGACGGTGTTTCTACGGCCAATGACCTGTATGCTACAGGGTACGCCAATTACCTGGAGGTGATCACCGCCCAGAAAAGTGTACTGGAGGCAGAACTGGCGCTGGCCGCTAATAAAAAGGACCTTTTCCTGGGAACTATTACATTATATCGCGCGCTGGGCGGAGGGCAGCAGTAAACTCAGTTCCCCGACAACTTACCGATTGTGCGGATGCAGGGATATACGAATAAAGTGCAGCTATTCGTACATTTATGCATCCGCACTTTTATGTTAAAAAGTCCGGACGGAACGATTTTTGAGGTACCCTATAGCCAATTACATTAGAAAAGAATGATATTAATCGTAGATGATAAACCGGAAAACATCTTATCCCTTCGGAAGATCTTAGAACTGCACGATTTGGAAGTTGATACAGCATCTTCAGGTGAAGAAGCCCTAAAAAAGATCTTACGGAACAACTATGCGCTGATCATACTGGATGTACAGATGCCCAGCATGGATGGGTTTGAGGTTGCTGAGGCTATTTCGGGATATAGTAAGGCGAAGGATGTTCCAATCCTGTTTTTGTCGGCCGTCAATAAAGATAAAAAATTCATTGCGAAAGGATATGCGTCCGGAGGATTGGACTATATCACCAAACCCGTGGATCCGGATATCCTGCTGATGAAAGTGAAAACCTTTATCAGGCTTTATGAACAAAACAGGCAGCTGCAGGAGATGCATGCATCGCTGCAGAAAGAGGTGGAAGTACGTAAAAATGCACAGGCCGCATTAAATGCCAAAGTGCAGGAGCAGCATTCCATGCTGGAATCACTCCCCCAGGTAGCGTTTACCGCCAGTGGGGACGGCGTCGTGGAATATGCAAACCGTCACTGGTTCTACTACTCTCCTTCGCTGTCGGAATTCCCTCTCACTTACAATCACGAACAGGTACAGGTGCCCGTCTGGGAAAATGCTATCAGGACCGGTATACCACTGGAAAAGGAGGTTTACCTGCATCACCGCGTGCATAATCATTATCGCTGTCACCTGCTGAGGGCCATTCCTCTCGAAGAAGAAGGGCGTATTGTAAAATGGGTAGGTACGTTTACAGACATTGCCCTTCAGAAGCAGGCCAATGAAATACTGGAACAAAGAGTGACGGAACGCACCCGTGAACTGCAGGAAATGAACCAGGCGCTGGAAGCCAGCAACCATGAGTTGCAACAATTCGCATCTGTAGCATCGCACGACCTCAAAGAACCCCTGCGTAAGATCCAGTTGTTTGGTACCATCCTGCGTGACCGCCACCTGGGCGCCAACCCGGACGCATTGCAATATATGCAGCGCATCGTGAGCTCGTCAGAACGGATGACCCGCCTGATCAATGACCTGCTGCAGTATTCAAGACTTTCCGCAGATGTTCCTTTTGAAGCGGTGGATATCAATGTTATCGTCAAAGAGATACTGGCAGACCTGGAGCTCTCCGTCCGGGATGCCTGTGCAGAGATAACCACAAGCTCATTTCCTGTTGTGGAAGCTATTCCCGGTCAGATCAGGCAGGCATTGCAGAACATTATCAGTAATGCGCTCAAATTCACCCGTCCGGGGGTATCGCCCTGTATCCATATTCGTGCAGAACGGGTGCTGGAGAAAGAATTCCATAGCCCGGCCGCAGCAGAGGGACCTTATTGCCGGATCACTATCAACGATAATGGGATTGGGTTCAACGAGGCATATCTGCCGAAGATATTTACCCTCTTTCAACGGCTGCATAGCACGGAAGTATATGATGGAACAGGCATCGGACTGGCCATTGCAAAGAAAGTAGTAGAGCGGCACCAGGGTATTATCGGGGCCAGCAGCAAAGAGAATGAAGGGGCTACATTCATTATGGTATTGCCTATAGCGCAAACGAAAGCGACAGCCTGAGCCTGATTATACCACTCAGTCTTTCAGGTCTCTTACAAAATCAATGATCTCACCTATATTAAGCACCTTATCGACCTTTACCGCACCGATGGCGTACTTTGGCATAAAGGAAGCTTCGGCCGTACGCGGGTCCTGTACAGCGGTAACACCGCCGGAATCATGCACTGCCTGCAAGCCCTCCGCCCCATCCATATTAGCTCCTGACAGCAACAAACAATATAAATGACCGCCACACACTTCGGCAGCCGACATAAATGTCACGTCGATACTGGGGCGACTGTAATGTACCTTCTCGGACGCATCCAGCGTAAGCGAGCCATCGGGCTCTATTAACAGGTGATAGTCTGCCGGCGCCACATATATACGACCAGGCAACAGCATGTCCTTGTCTTCCGCTTCCTTCACAGGAAGACTGCTTCTGGAAGCCAGCAGGTCCGACAACAGTGTCTCACTGTCAGCCTTGCGGTGTAGCACGATAATCATCGCCAGCGGCCATGCGGGCTCCAGTTCAGGTAAGAGTTGCAACAGCACATCCAGGCTGCCTGCAGAACCGCCGATGACCAGCAATGTTGGAAGAGGGGTCATGTTGTTATTTTTCTCCAGATCTTTTCCTTTTGGGCAACCGGCTTGAACAAGGGGGCTACAGTGGTGAATCGTAGTGTTTCTTTCGCGCCCAGTGCCAGGAAACCTAATTGTTCGAGGCTGTCACTGAACAGGTGCAGCACCTTGTCCTGCAGGTCTTTGTTGAAGTAAATAAGTACATTCCGGCAAATGATCAGCTGAAACTCATTGAAGGAACGGTCTGTAACGAGGTTATGTGCAGCGAAGATAATCTTCTCTCTCAACATATCGGAGAACTTGGCATATTCATAATTCGCTGCGTAATAGCGGGAGAATTCCTGCTGCCCGCCCGATGCCAGGTAATTCTGCGAATACTGCTGCATATACTGTAAAGGGAAGATCCCCTTACGGGCTGTTTCCAGTACACTTTCATTGATGTCCGTTGCGTAGATGATGGATTTATGCAGGAGGTTCATTTCATGCAGCAGGATAGCCATTGAATAGGCTTCCTCGCCACTGGAACAACCGGCATGCCATATGCGGATCAGCGGATAGGTGGCTAACACCGGCAACACCTGTCTGCGAAGTTCCCGGAAAAACCCCGGGTCACGGAACATCTCTGTCACGTTCACGGTGATCTGCTCCATCAGGTGGACCAGGTAAGCGGGATCTGTCTTCACCCTGTACCTGAACTCTGCAAAACTCGGAAAACGGTCCGCGATATATACACGCTGCAACCTGCGCTTCACAGATGCGAATGAATAATCCGTAAAATCGTATCCATATTGCTCCAGTAAGTCATTTAACAATAGTAAAACATCCTCATCCTTCAAATGGCGCAGGTGATCCATCATTGAATATTCATGCTGTTTTTGCAGTTGTAAGTTCGCAAAGTTTTCCGGCATTTCCATGTTCACATATCAATCTCCCCTCATATTGCGCTATAACGTCAAACGTAATGCCAATCCTGGCTCAGCAATTAAAATCCAACGTAAATAGTACATGCATTTTCGTCATTGTTCCTATCTTTAACAGACCTTATCAGAAGATTCATTAGTATCGTAAATAATTATTCTATACCTAGCATAATGCCAGTTTATGCCACTCTTTAGGACTGAAAGCCGTCTTTGCGCGGCCTTATTGCTGGTATCGATCATTGCCAGTGCCTTTCGCCCGGTGAACAGCGATAAAGGCAAAATGCGTCTCCGGGGTATCAGTACTGCAGCCAGTAAAACAGTGATCTCTTACAATGCAGACAAAAGTATTGCAGCGCTGCTTACGATTGACCAGACTACTGAGAGCGGTTATACAGCCACGCGCATTCCTGTTTATAAAGATGGCAGGCTTATCAGGGTATTTGTGACAGATGAGGAGTCTTCACAGGCGCCTGTACTGTTCTCGTCTTTCGAGTATTCAGATAAGGGCAGGATCAGGAGGATCATCTATTACCTGGAAGGCGCGGTACATGGGTATGACTCATTGGCCTATAATGCCAATGGCCAGATAAGCGCACGTTATTTTTTTAACGATACGCAGGATGGAATTGCGTTTGAAAATAACAATTGCCAGTTATATACCTGGAACAATAAAGGCAACATTATTACGATTGAGAATATGGGGCGTGTGAACAGGAAATTGCCGTTCATGTTAAGTTCTACCACAACTTATACGTACGACGATCATCCCAACGCACAACACAGCATCCCCTCCTTGTGTTACCTGACAGATATTGCAGCAGAGAACATGTCTGCAAACAATATCATCACGGAAACCATCACGCCGGCTACCGGCGATAACAGTATCGTCAAGCATTATTCATATGAATATAATGCAGACCGGTATCCGGCAAGGATCACTGCCCGTTATGCGGTGGATGACGAAATGATGGTGACGGATCTGGAGTGGGATTAACAACAGCGGTCATTATATCGGACATATTGTGCTGAAAATACGTGACTCCTGCGGAGCCAGTTATGTGATAGATTGATATTGCTTGCCATCAATATGATCATATAGCTGTCCGCGGGAGTCACGTATTCTTTTTTCAACGTTAACTGTTCTCCGTTCCTTATTGTGGATAGAGGATCTGTGTAGCGAGTACATCACCAGCGGTAAAGCCGGCCCAGTTCAATACGAATGAATTCATCACGGAGTTGGCATCTACCGTCGGCGTACCGGTGATGAAGATGCCCTGGGTCTGGTTGGTGTGATAGAAACCGATGGTGTGGCCCAGTTCATGAGTGATCGCGAACAGTTTCTGACTAGCCGGCAGGCTGTTGTAGTTACTGTTGATCTCAACGCTTACACCGGGTCTGCCATTGGATGTGGGAAGGTAAGCGCGGGCGATCCAGTTGGCTGATTCAAAGCCCATAAATACCCTGGTATATACACCAGTTGCAGAGGTAGTGATGGACATGCCCAGTCTTGTACCGTTCACCGCATTCCAGTTGTTCACCGCACCCTGGATAGCTGTTCTCCATGCAGCAGGCACCGCAGGATCGATGTAGAGCCTTACATTTGTGTTGTAGGTATTGCTTACCAGGTAAGCGCCTCTCCAATGCTCACCTGAAGGGATACGATCAGGATTTGCATCGTTAGCAACACGTTTTTCCACTTCTGCTTTTGAAATGATCACATCGCCATCGAGGATGAAGTTGTCTCCTTTCAGGACGATCTTGTCCTTTTTAAATCCCTGTGTTTCCAGGTAGTTCACCAATTTCTCAGTGTTGTCTTCAGATTTGACATCCGCAGTTGCATTGTCTTTACTGCAGGCAAACAGGAACATTGACAGGGCGAAGAAAAGAAAATGAATTTGACGCACATAGATTGACTTGGTTTTCATACAAACGGGTTTTTATTTTGAGGGTAAAAAAAAGAGCTACAGTGTAAGTTGAATTTACAATAAAAAAATAATGCAAAAACAAAATATTACTATCACTGCTAAACGTAAATGCAGTTAAAAGCATCTCCCTGAAAACAAGACAGGACAAGCCTTTGTGGCTTGTCCTGCTGCAAATATATTGCGGCATCAGCAGCTGTTAATTAGCACCCTGCTGCTCTTTAATGAATGCATTTAATTTTTTGCCGCTACCGGCTACCCATACAATATCTCCTTCTTCCAGGTGCATATTTGACTCCGGATTTAAGATCCTTCTTCCTTTCCTTTCCACGCCCAGTACGATTCCGCGGGTGCGTTCCCGTATGCCCAATTCTCTTATGGTCTTGTTTGACAGGCGCGAATGCTTACCGATCAGGAACTGTTTCAAAGCAATCGGATCCGTATCCAACGCCTGTGGTTCAGCATCTGCGGTTACAGGTTCGAGAAAACGGTTGAACTTTTCCAGTTGTTCATCGGTCCCGATTCCCGTGATAACATCACCAGGAAACAGGCGTTCATTTTTATCAGGTGCATAGATCTTCTGTCCACTTCTGTTGATTAACGCAATGTTAATCCCGAAGTTTTCACGTAGTGCTAATTCCAACAAAGTTTTACCTGCAACCGGCGACAGCGGACGTACTTCAGCCACTGCCAGGTGCGCATCCCAGGGGGCCAGCACCGACTTATTGATCCCTCCCACCTTTGCATCGCGCGCATTAAAATTGGAGAAGAATCTTTCCTCTATGGTAGTATAAAAGCCCTGTACCCGATGGCGCAGTGCAAATATCAGTAACGCGATCGCCAATGTAACGATCAATGCGATGGAGGGAGAAAAGAAGCGGTCCATGAAAAAACCGACCAGGAACACCGCCAGCACTACTCTGGACAAACGTACCAGTAACAAGGGGCCACGGTACTTCTTTTGTTCCCATATATTGGAAGAAGCCTGGCTGCTGATATTCCTGAAAGCCAGTGCCCAGAGGAATGGCATCAGCAGTACCAGGGTGATCACCGCACTGGCTACACGCCCCCAGTTATAACCATTGATCCTGATAGTGACCAGTGGCAGGAGATAATAATACGACAGAAGTATAATAGCGAGGATGACCACTGCATAGATGGTCATATTTACAACATAAGACCTCAGTAACTGTTTCCAGTCGCTCACAACAGAGATAGTCTGCGCTGCTGCACTGTACCTGTTCAATGCCGTCTTCCAGCGATGAGGCAATACAGCTGCTATCTTTTCATAAAAAGGCGCTGATAAGCGGATCATATAAGGCGTTGTGAAGGTAGTGACTGCAGATACGGCAACGGCTACAGGATACAGAAAATCACTCGTCACTTTCAGCGAAAGTCCCAGCTGCGCTATAATAAAAGAGAACTCGCCTATCTGCGCAAGGCTCATCCCTGCCTGTACGGAAGTCTTTAACGGTTGCCCCGAGAGCAATGCACCGATACAGGTACTGATCGTTTTACCTGCCAGTGTGACCAATGTAATAATAGCCACAGGTCCCGCATATTTAACCAGCATGGCGGGATCGATGAGCATTCCTACAGAGATGAAGAATACGGCGCCAAACAGCTCTTTTACGGGCTTTATAAGATGTTCTATCTTCTCTGCCTGCGTAGTTTCTGCCAATATAGATCCCATAATGAAAGCACCCAGCGCTGGTGAGAATCCGGCCTGGGTGGCCAGTACTACCATCAGCAGGCAAAGGCCGATGGCGGTCACCAGCAGGGTCTCTTCATTCATCAGTTTCTTTGTTTTCCGCAGCAGTGTGGGAATAAAGAAGATACCTGTTACAAACCAGGCGATGAGAAAGAATACCAGTTTGATGACGGAGGAAAGCATTTCTCCGCCGGCGAACTGCTGACTGACAGCGAGCGTGGACAACAACACCAGCAGCACGATGGCTACCAGGTCTTCCACCACGAGGATACCGAACACCAGTCCGGCAAACTGCTGCCCTTTAATACCCAGTTCCTCAAAGGCCCGGATGATGATGGTAGTGGACGAAACAGACAATATGCCGCCCAGGAAGATGCTGTCCATGGAAGACCATCCCATCAGCTGCCCGATGAGATAACCCAGCAGCAGCATGAATACGACTTCCACGATAGCGGTAATGGAAGATGAACCTCCTACTTTGATCAGTTTTTTAAAACTGAATTCGAGTCCGAGACTAAACAAGAGGAATATGACCCCTATTTCGGACCATATCCTGATATTGGCCTCATCGGACACTGTCGGGAATAAGGACACATGTTGTCCCACCAGGAGGCCGGCCACAATATATCCCAGCACAAGTGGCTGCTTCAATTTCTTGAAGATCAGGGTTGTTATAGCCGCAGCAATTAGTATCAAAGCCAGGTCGGCGATCAAAGGTGGTAAATGCATCATCTGTATTTCCAGTTTGAATGAGTTAATAATTGTAATAACATAGCAGCCCTGCAGATGTCAATCTGCAGCGCCCGGGAACAAACAAGGCTAATGTTACATTAACTCACCAGAAAATATGCTGGGGATAGATAAGCGACCTGATGATAGCATGCAGATCGGACAACAGACGTACCGCCTGTACTTTACAGGATAATAAATCGTTTCCCGCAGGGAAATTTGTCCTGACAGCATCTGCTCCGTCACGGGTATCTGTTTTAACGGATGCGATGACTGATCGCTGTGGAGTAGTGATGATGGTTTGCGGGGAGGGAGGCATTCCACGATGCCTCAACTCCCTGTCGCATGACAATATCTTCAGGAACGGCCGGCTGGCGGGAGCCACTGCCCTGGCTTTATGACATCCTGTTATAACTGCATTGACACTCAGTCCGCAGCAAAATAACATGATCAGCAGGCACAGATAAGAAAGACTCCGCATACGGGCAAAGATATTTTTTTATCCCCGTATTTTGTCCAGCAGGTCGCTCAAAGTAGCGGCTTCTGCTTCTGTGATCCTGTCTGCCAGATCATCATAGAAGGTGTCCATCAGTATATCCACGTCCGACAAGAGCTTCAGCCCCTGTGGTGTGATACTGATATCCATTTTCCGCCTGTTATGCGGACAAAGCCGGCGCTGTACATATTCCAGCTTTTCCAGTTTGTCCAGCAAGCGGGTCACATCGCTTGCCTTGTCCAGCATGACATCTTTAATGTCGCCGGCAGATACAGGTTCGGGGTGACGTCCTTTTATGATCCGCAATGCATTATAGTGTTGCGGCAACAATCCATGTTCTTTCAGGTTCGCTCCAAGGGCGTCACGCAACCAGTTTCCCGTATATAACAGGTTCACTACGATCTTGTGATAATCGTCCTTGAACTTGCGCTGATTAATAGCTTGTTCAATTCTCATACATCAAAGATAAATAAATATGCGTGTTGCAACATATTTGCGTTAATGTATTCTTTTAACAGCCTGTGGATATTTAAAATATATGCTATAGTTATATTTGTTTTGTACCTCATCTGTCCTTTACCGGGGCCCGATAGCAGGCCTTTACCGGCTGCAGAAAGCCCCCATCCCTAACTGCCAGCAGAAATGACCAGATATTACTTCTGATAACGATTTTAGTTAAAAAGCCCTGGCACGCATGTATACATCAACAATACTACAAAAAAAGCACCATGGTAGCGCCAGAGCCCCCTTGTCACGCAGGCCCGCCGGGGGAACTACTTGATTGAACAGGTGTAAAAACGACGCATTACAATACAGGCAAGCGATAGCGGGATCAAACGATTACGAGGATGTTAATTTTTGGTTAACGGTAGGCGATTTCTTGCGTTAACCAGATAAAATATACCCTTTACCAAAATGAGAAAGCAGGGTCGAATGTCTCTATTATCTTTGGTACAGGTTTTTCATAGGATATGGTTAAAAAATTAGGGGCGGTATTCTTACCGCCCTTCCTCATTATAGCCCCTACATATCTCTTTTCCGTTTATATGTTTATATTTAAGGACTTATATTAAGAGTAAAAGATCACCTGAAGGATGACATATGCACTTATAACCGGGGCCAGTAAAGGAATTGGTCTCTCTATGGCACACGCACTCGCCTCGCGGAAATACAACCTCCTGCTGGTAGCCAGGTCTGAAGAAGAACTGGCAGGGATTTCAAAGGAACTATCATCCAGATGGCAGGTAAAAGCAGCATATCTGGCTATTGATCTGTCCCTGCCTGAAGCGGCAGCAAAGGTGTACGAATGGTGTAAAGCGGGCAACTATCCTGTATCAGTACTGATCAATAACGCAGGTTATGCAGTATGGGGCACTTTCGCCTCCCGCAGCCTGGAAGAGCACCAACAAATGATCCGGGTAAATGCAGAAACCCCGGTGGCCCTGTGTCATTATATGCTACCCCTGCTACAGCAACAGCCGCAATCTTATATACTCAATGTATCGAGTACCGCTGCCTACCAGGCGGTATCTACCCTGGCGCTTTATGCGGCCAGCAAATCGTTCATATTGCTGTTTTCCCGTGCCTTACGGCAGGAATTAAAGCATTCCAATGTCTCTGTAACCTGTCTTTGTCCCGGGCCTGTAAAGACCAATTTCATCAACAGGGCAAGCATGCAGGCAATACAGGCAACGGCAGACAAATACGGCATGATGCCCGATACTGTGGCTGCAATTGCCATCAGAGGAATGTTCAGGAAGAAATCCGAGATCATTCCAGGTGCCTTGAATGTCGTGTCTGCCTTCCTTACCCGGCTGGTTCCCAAGTCGTTAGTAGAGAAAATAGCAGCAGACCTGTATAAGACCAAAGAGAAATAAGCTTTATTTTTTTTGTGTGAATAATTTGTCTATCTTTAATCTACAAAATTGGTAGACTAATAATGATCCGCAAATTCTTACTCCCGTTCTCTCCCTCCTGCTTCCCTATGAGCAAGGAATGTCCTTATTGTTGTTACTGACATATTGAATCT from Chitinophaga filiformis carries:
- a CDS encoding chemotaxis protein CheB, which encodes MTPLPTLLVIGGSAGSLDVLLQLLPELEPAWPLAMIIVLHRKADSETLLSDLLASRSSLPVKEAEDKDMLLPGRIYVAPADYHLLIEPDGSLTLDASEKVHYSRPSIDVTFMSAAEVCGGHLYCLLLSGANMDGAEGLQAVHDSGGVTAVQDPRTAEASFMPKYAIGAVKVDKVLNIGEIIDFVRDLKD
- a CDS encoding M57 family metalloprotease, which encodes MKTKSIYVRQIHFLFFALSMFLFACSKDNATADVKSEDNTEKLVNYLETQGFKKDKIVLKGDNFILDGDVIISKAEVEKRVANDANPDRIPSGEHWRGAYLVSNTYNTNVRLYIDPAVPAAWRTAIQGAVNNWNAVNGTRLGMSITTSATGVYTRVFMGFESANWIARAYLPTSNGRPGVSVEINSNYNSLPASQKLFAITHELGHTIGFYHTNQTQGIFITGTPTVDANSVMNSFVLNWAGFTAGDVLATQILYPQ
- a CDS encoding sensor histidine kinase, whose amino-acid sequence is MILIVDDKPENILSLRKILELHDLEVDTASSGEEALKKILRNNYALIILDVQMPSMDGFEVAEAISGYSKAKDVPILFLSAVNKDKKFIAKGYASGGLDYITKPVDPDILLMKVKTFIRLYEQNRQLQEMHASLQKEVEVRKNAQAALNAKVQEQHSMLESLPQVAFTASGDGVVEYANRHWFYYSPSLSEFPLTYNHEQVQVPVWENAIRTGIPLEKEVYLHHRVHNHYRCHLLRAIPLEEEGRIVKWVGTFTDIALQKQANEILEQRVTERTRELQEMNQALEASNHELQQFASVASHDLKEPLRKIQLFGTILRDRHLGANPDALQYMQRIVSSSERMTRLINDLLQYSRLSADVPFEAVDINVIVKEILADLELSVRDACAEITTSSFPVVEAIPGQIRQALQNIISNALKFTRPGVSPCIHIRAERVLEKEFHSPAAAEGPYCRITINDNGIGFNEAYLPKIFTLFQRLHSTEVYDGTGIGLAIAKKVVERHQGIIGASSKENEGATFIMVLPIAQTKATA
- a CDS encoding efflux RND transporter permease subunit translates to MFDTFIKRPVLSLVISLIIVLLGLLALFTLPVTQFPDIVPPSVTVTAKYTGANAEVCAKAVATPLERAINGVPGMTYMSSVSSNNGMTLIQVFFNVGTDPDQAAVNVQNRVATIIDELPEEVIKAGVTTEKEVNSMLLYLNIMSEDSTLNEQFIYNFADINVLQELKRIDGVGFAEIMGAKEYAMRVWLKPDRMLAYQLSADEVINGIRKQNIEAAPGKTGESADNDPQVLQYVLRYTGKFFEPSQYENIILRANPDGSVLRLKDVADVTFGALSYGMVSKTDGKPSASIMLKQRPGSNAQDVITNVKKRMAELKATSFPPGMSYNFNYDVSRFLDASIHEVLRTLIEAFILVFIVVFLFLQDFRSTLIPALAVPVALIGTLCFMQMMGFSINLLTLFALVLAIGIVVDNAIVVVEAVHVKMQETHLPPLQATLAAMKEISGAIVAITLVMSAVFVPVAFLSGPVGVFYRQFSLTLAIAIVISGINAVTLTPALCAIMLRHTHDAGKPRNMLQRFFDKFNYRYNKTERGYQRLIGYIAGRRMVTIVMLIVFFVATWGASAILPGGFIPSEDQGMIYVNVTTPAGATVARTEAVLDEVQQIAAQLEEAESVSTLAGFSLVNDVAGASYGMGMINLKPWEERKRSVKEIIAALEKDSKIIADASIEFFPPPTVPGFGNSSGFELRVLDKTGSGDLQQTAEVTNRFIKALKERREIGSAFTSFDPEFPQYMIHVDQAMAAQKGVSIDNAMSTLQTLLGSFYASNFIRFGQMYKVMVQASPRYRTKPEDVMHLYVKNDMGEMVPFSNFIRMERVYGPEQLTRYNMYTAAMINGDAAPGFSSGDAIKAINEVAKQALPRGYSFEWSGMTREQILSGDQAIYIFALCLLFVYLLLAAQYESFLLPLPVILSLPAGIFGAFLTLKLAGLENNIYAQVALVMLIGLLGKNAILIVEFAIQRNKQGLSILEAAKEGAVSRLRPILMTSFAFIAGLIPLCVASGAGAMGNRSIGTAAAGGMLIGTVFGVLIIPGLYVLFASIGKKKLKPRASKPAAGVLTVLIVGVLLTGLPACYTPSKLVLPEAPKAPATFGDSLQTAGAATADSIARNAADSSGIGTLSYKQFFTDTLLLQLLDSALAHNTDMLLATQRMETARAQLMAASRAWLPEVNIALSAGVDRWGDYTLNGVGNFDTNKSPNINDKQRIPGPTPDYFAGLRSSWEIDLWGKIRSRKRAALMRFLSSAQGRRLVTTQLVSQVAGMYYQLMVLDYEQEVIRRNISLQESALATVQIQQEAGRATLLAVQQFSAQLLNTRSMALGLKQQSLELENQLNALLGRFPQPIRRDTSLLEAALPPFAQTGVPAAMLARRPDVQQASLELEAAKADVKAARAAFLPSLNITPYVGFNAFKAGLLFNTPASLAYGVLGGISAPLLNKKQLQSQYNVTTAAGMSAFYQYRQTVINGYQEVITALGQLKNGQEAYALKSAEVQMLKDGVSTANDLYATGYANYLEVITAQKSVLEAELALAANKKDLFLGTITLYRALGGGQQ
- a CDS encoding CheR family methyltransferase, whose translation is MMDHLRHLKDEDVLLLLNDLLEQYGYDFTDYSFASVKRRLQRVYIADRFPSFAEFRYRVKTDPAYLVHLMEQITVNVTEMFRDPGFFRELRRQVLPVLATYPLIRIWHAGCSSGEEAYSMAILLHEMNLLHKSIIYATDINESVLETARKGIFPLQYMQQYSQNYLASGGQQEFSRYYAANYEYAKFSDMLREKIIFAAHNLVTDRSFNEFQLIICRNVLIYFNKDLQDKVLHLFSDSLEQLGFLALGAKETLRFTTVAPLFKPVAQKEKIWRKITT